The Alicyclobacillus macrosporangiidus CPP55 genome segment CTCACCCGGAGTCTTTTCCCGGGTTCCCTTGTACGCCTCGTACAGGCCGTGGCGAAATGTCTCCTTCCCCGCGTCGAACGCCACTGCAATGTGGGTGGGTGATTCATCCTGCAATAGTTTTAGGAGCATCTGCGTGAAGCCGAATACGGCGTTCGTAAATTGCCCCTCCGCATTGGACAGTGCGGGCAAGGCGAAGAACGCGCGGTAGGCGATGCTGTTTCCGTCAATCAGAATCAGCTTGGGGCGGCGGCCGGCCATATCATCCCTCGCTCTCTGTCCATGAACCATTCCGTCCCATTGTAGCACAGCCGCCCGGGGTATACGTGACCGCCCTTGCGGGAACCTATAGGTCAGGCAGTCATTGGGGAGACGGAAAGACGTTGGTACGAAGACCAAAACCGCTGAAAGGTGAGGCGAAGCCTTTTCCAAAGCCGGTGCAGGACAAGCTCGACGCGTTGGAAGCCCAACCGCTGCAAGACCCGGCGGCCTCGGACAAGATCCATCCAGACCTCGACCGCATGGAGCAGACGCTGATGCAGATCTTCCAGAACTGCTCCGACGTGGTGTTCCGGCGCGTCACCATCGACGAGCGGGCGCGTCCCGCCGGACCGACACAGGTAGACGATCCCGCTGCGTCTGCGGCCACCCCCCGTACGCGCGATCTCTTAATCGTCTACGTCGACGGGCTCCTCGACTTCCGGCACTTGGACGACATGGTACTCAAACCGCTCTTGTTCGATGAGCCCCGGCACGATGCCGCTACGAATCCGGCCGAATGGCTGCAGATGTGCGCCGTGCCCGTCGGGGAGACGCGCGTGGTCGGCACCCTCTCCGAGGCGGTTCGACGCATTTTGGCCGGCGACGCCGGGATGTTCATCCAGGGCAGCGACAGGGCCGTGATGGCGAGTATCCGCGGCTGGGAGAAACGGACAATCGAGGAACCCAACTCGGAACAGGTCATCCGCGGCCCGCGGGAAGGGTTCGTCGAGACCCTGCGCGTCAACACCAGCCTGGTGCGGCGCAGGATCCGAAGCCCGAAACTGAAGGTCGAGGCGCTCAGCTTGGGGACGTTGACCAACACCGACGTGGCCATCCTGTACATCGAAGGGGTGGCCGACGAAACGGTCGTGGAGGAGGTGCGCCAGCGCGTCCGCGACATTCAGATCGACGGTGTCCTGGAGACGGGCTACATCGAGGAGTTCATCGAAGACTGCTGGTGGTCGCCCTTTCCGACCTTGATGGACACGGAGCGCCCGGACATCGTCGCCGCCCAGCTGCTGGAGGGACGGGTCGCCATCCTGGTCGACGGGACGCCCTACGCGTTGGTGGCTCCGATGACCTTCTGGATGGGGTTGCAGGCCAATGAGGACTACTACGCACGCGCCATGATCGCCACGGCCATCCGATGGCTGCGGCTGTGCTTTGGGTTCATCGCCCTGTTCCTGCCGTCGTTCTACGTGGCCTTGGTCTCGTTTCAGCAAGAGATGGTGCCGACGACGTTTTTGCTCAACGTGGCCGCCTCCCAGGAGGCCACGCCATTTCCGGCCGTCGTCGAAGCCTTCATGATGGAGTTCATGTTCGAGACCTTGCGAGAAGCGGGGGTGCGGTTGCCCAGGGCGGTCGGTTCCGCCATCAGCATCGTCGGCGCCCTCGTCATCGGCCAGGCGGCGGTGCAGGCAGGCATCGTGTCGGCGCCCATGGTCATTGTGGTCGCCACCACCGGCATTGCGTCATTCACCATCCCGCGGTTCGCCGTCGGGATCGCCATCCGCCTGCTGCGGTTTCCACTGCTGTTTCTCGCGGGGACGCTCGGATTTTTCGGCATCACCATCGGACTCATCGCTATCCTCATCCACCTGTCCATGCTGCGATCCTTCGGCGTGCCCTACTTCGAGCCGCTGGCGCCCATGCAAGGGTGGCACCTGCGGGACGTCTTGATCCGCGCTCCGCGCTGGGCGCTGTGGAAGAGGCCGCAGACTGCGACCGATGGCAACCGCGTCCGCCTCAAGCCAGGTCAGAAGCCGTCACCGCCCAATTGAGGCGCAGCCGAGAGGAGAGGAAGCCGTGCCAGAAAAAGAAAAGATTGACGCGACCCAACTGATGTTCATCCTGGTTCCGACCATCATCTCCACCGCCATCTTGATCATTCCCAACGTGACATCGGCGTACGCCAGGCAAAACGGCTGGGCTTCCGTGTTATTGGCATCCGTCATCGGTTTCTGGGTTGTCCTCGTGATGGCCAAGCTGTGCATGCGCTATCCAGGCCTCACCTTCCCAGAGATTGGCGGCAAGATGTTTGGCAGGTGGTTCGAAGTGGTTGCGTACGCAGGGTACAGTTATATCTTCCTGCTGTACGTCACCATTTCGACCAACGAAATCATCCACTTTACGGCCTTATATGCGCAACCGCGGACCCCGACCGTGGTGACCATCTTTTTGTTCCTGATCTTTCCCGGCATCGCGGCGTGGGCCGGCATCGAGGTCATCGGGCGGGCGGCGGGGTTCATGCTGCCGCTGGCACAGATCTTCGTGACCATCCTGACCCTGTTGTTGATTCCCGAAATGAAACTGGACTATCTCAAACCCGTGCTTGCGATGCCGTACACCGCAGTTCTGAAAGGAGCCATGATCCCCGCGGCGTGGCTCAGCGAGGTGTACATCCTGGGGTTTATCTTCCCGTGGATACGCAATCCTGAGCGAGGACTTCGCAGCGCCATGTGGGCGGTGATCACCTTGGTCTCCACCATGGTGCTGATCTGTCTGGATACGTTTTTGGTCTTAGGACCGCTCACGGGCAAGATGTCGTATGCGTTTTACACAGCGGTCAGACAGGTGAGTATCGCCGATTTTATCGAACGGATCGATCCGGTGGTCGTCTCCGTCTGGCTGTACGGGGTCTTTATCAAAGTTTCGATCTTTCTCTGGTTGCTTTGTACGACCTTTGCGGGGCTGTTCCGCATGAGGCACTACCGCCCGATGGTCTTGCCGATGACCCTGTTGTGCATGGTCGGCGCCCTGTGGACCTTTCCCGATGCGGCGAGCATGCAGACGTACCTGACGTACACCTTTCCGCCAAACGCGATGCTCTTTCAAGTGGCCGTGCCCACCCTTCTGTATGCCGTCGACTGGATCCGGGGTAAGAGGGGGAAGCCGGCGTGAATCCTCGCGTTCGGGTGCTCGCCGCGACCCTCTTGACCTGCCTGCTCATCACCGGCTGTTGGGATCGCGTGGAATTGAAAGACTTGGCCCTCGTGATGGCCACCGGGATCGACACAGCCGGCCCCGACAATCCAACAGCCATCCGGATCACCACGGAGGTGGCGAATCCCGGGGGGATCGTTGGAGGCGGCGGGAGCCAGGGAGGCGGTGGTCAAGGACCAGGCCCGCAGGCGTTCGTCACGGCGTCCGGACAGGGAGTCAACATCAAGGATGCGGAGCAAAAACTTCAGGAACAGTTCTCGCGCCGCCTGTACACCGCCCATCGGCGGGTCGTCGTCTTCGGAGAGGATGTCGCGCGCCGCGGAATCCGGGAGATGCTCGATCAATTGGGCCGCGATCCCCTCAACCGCCTGCAAGTCTACATCCTCGTCGCAAAGGGAGGGCCGGCGCAAGACATCCTGCAGGAGAGATCCACACTGGAACGGCTCCCTGGTCAAGAGCTGAGCAAATTGATCGAGCAGGGCACGGGGGTCAAAATCACGATGCTCGACTTTCTCATCACCGCCATCGACGAAGGGATTGATCCGATTGCCGGTGCTGTGGAAATCGCACCGGGAAACGA includes the following:
- a CDS encoding Ger(x)C family spore germination protein encodes the protein MNPRVRVLAATLLTCLLITGCWDRVELKDLALVMATGIDTAGPDNPTAIRITTEVANPGGIVGGGGSQGGGGQGPGPQAFVTASGQGVNIKDAEQKLQEQFSRRLYTAHRRVVVFGEDVARRGIREMLDQLGRDPLNRLQVYILVAKGGPAQDILQERSTLERLPGQELSKLIEQGTGVKITMLDFLITAIDEGIDPIAGAVEIAPGNDPRVKQPFLLASTAMFKDFKLRGYLNDEETRGLLWVRGETHTGYITARVPEGNGMVSLFLSRMSTRLRPVIQGGRVVRMDVNLEGEGEVVENDSSLDLGIPKNMQVVDQACTQEVESYVQRAVQKAKENDCDIFGFGREVYRTNPRLWMRIRGQWDDIFRDLPVQVNASIHALRPGGATEPLHLNETVERDTH
- a CDS encoding GerAB/ArcD/ProY family transporter, with the translated sequence MPEKEKIDATQLMFILVPTIISTAILIIPNVTSAYARQNGWASVLLASVIGFWVVLVMAKLCMRYPGLTFPEIGGKMFGRWFEVVAYAGYSYIFLLYVTISTNEIIHFTALYAQPRTPTVVTIFLFLIFPGIAAWAGIEVIGRAAGFMLPLAQIFVTILTLLLIPEMKLDYLKPVLAMPYTAVLKGAMIPAAWLSEVYILGFIFPWIRNPERGLRSAMWAVITLVSTMVLICLDTFLVLGPLTGKMSYAFYTAVRQVSIADFIERIDPVVVSVWLYGVFIKVSIFLWLLCTTFAGLFRMRHYRPMVLPMTLLCMVGALWTFPDAASMQTYLTYTFPPNAMLFQVAVPTLLYAVDWIRGKRGKPA
- a CDS encoding spore germination protein; protein product: MEQTLMQIFQNCSDVVFRRVTIDERARPAGPTQVDDPAASAATPRTRDLLIVYVDGLLDFRHLDDMVLKPLLFDEPRHDAATNPAEWLQMCAVPVGETRVVGTLSEAVRRILAGDAGMFIQGSDRAVMASIRGWEKRTIEEPNSEQVIRGPREGFVETLRVNTSLVRRRIRSPKLKVEALSLGTLTNTDVAILYIEGVADETVVEEVRQRVRDIQIDGVLETGYIEEFIEDCWWSPFPTLMDTERPDIVAAQLLEGRVAILVDGTPYALVAPMTFWMGLQANEDYYARAMIATAIRWLRLCFGFIALFLPSFYVALVSFQQEMVPTTFLLNVAASQEATPFPAVVEAFMMEFMFETLREAGVRLPRAVGSAISIVGALVIGQAAVQAGIVSAPMVIVVATTGIASFTIPRFAVGIAIRLLRFPLLFLAGTLGFFGITIGLIAILIHLSMLRSFGVPYFEPLAPMQGWHLRDVLIRAPRWALWKRPQTATDGNRVRLKPGQKPSPPN